A section of the Saccopteryx leptura isolate mSacLep1 chromosome 6, mSacLep1_pri_phased_curated, whole genome shotgun sequence genome encodes:
- the FCHSD1 gene encoding F-BAR and double SH3 domains protein 1 isoform X2 — protein MQPPSRKVKPAQEVKLRFLEQLSILQTRQQREVDLLEDIRSYSKQRAAIEREYGQALQKLAGPFLKKEGHRSGEMDSRMVFGAWRCLLDATVAGGQARLQASDRYRDLAGGTGRSAKEQVLRKGAENLQRAQAEVLQSVRELSRSRKLYGQRERVWALAQEKAADVQARLNRSDHGLFHTRASLQKLSTKLSTQSAQYSQQLKAARNEYLLNLVSTNAHLDHYYQEELPALLKALVSELFEHLRDPLTLLSHTELEATETALEHARRGVQATSQVSWEQDLTVFLQDPGVFSPIPSQKFQPAGNDQVCTLELEGVAVGVAGENDLEKEVQRWTNRAARDYKIQNHGLRVLQRLEQRQQQAPEREALGIEQRLQEVRQSILRAQVSQVKGAARLALLQGAGLDVQRWLKPAMTQAQDEMEQEQRLSEARLSQRDLSPTAEDAELSDFEECEETGELFEEPVPPALTTRPLPCPAHVVFGYQAGREDELTITEGEWLEVIEEGDIDEWVKARNQHGEIGFVPERYLNFPDLSFPESGHGTDNPSGAEPTAFLARALYSYTGQSAEELSFPEGALIRLLPRAQDGVDDGFWRGEFGGHVGVFPSLLVEELLGPPGPPESSDLEQMLPSPSPPSFSPPAPTSALDGPPAPVLPGDQELDCPGSLDMMAPRLRPVRPPPPPPAKAPDPGHPDPLT, from the exons ATGCAGCCGCCCTCCCGAAAA GTTAAGCCGGCTCAGGAGGTGAAGCTTCGCTTCCTGGAGCAGCTGAGCATCCTTCAGACCCGGCAGCAGAGGGAGGTGGATCTGCTGGAGGACATCAG ATCCTACAGCAAGCAGAGGGCAGCCATTGAACGAGAATATGGGCAG GCACTCCAGAAACTGGCTGGGCCATTCCTGAAAAAGGAAGGGCACCGGAGCGGGGAGATGGACAGCAG GATGGTGTTTGGTGCCTGGCGCTGCCTGCTGGATGCCACTGTGGCTGGGGGCCAAGCCCGGCTCCAGGCGTCTGACCGATACCGTGACCTGGCAGGGGGCACAGGGCGGAGTGCCAAGGAGCAGGTACTTAGGAAG GGAGCAGAGAACCTCCAGAGGGCACAGGCCGAGGTGCTGCAGTCTGTCCGGGAGCTGAGCCGAAGTCGGAAGCTGTACGGGCAGCGGGAACGTGTGTGGGCCTTGGCACAGGAGAAGGCGGCTGATGTCCAGGCCAG GTTGAACCGAAGTGACCATGGGCTCTTCCACACTCGAGCCAGTCTCCAGAAACTTAGCACCAAG CTCTCCACACAATCAGCCCAGTACTCCCAGCAGCTGAAAGCGGCCCGCAATGAGTATCTGCTCAACTTGGTGTCCACCAATGCCCACCTTGATCACTACTACCAGGAAGAACTGCCAGCCCTGCTCAAG GCCCTGGTCAGTGAGCTATTTGAACATTTGAGGGACCCCCTGACCTTATTGAGCCACACTGAGCTGGAAGCAACAGAGACGGCGCTGGAGCACGCCCGCCGCGGGGTACAGGCCACCTCCCAG GTAAGCTGGGAGCAGGACCTGACGGTCTTTCTTCAAGACCCCGGGGTATTTTCCCCCATACCATCCCAGAAGTTTCAGCCAGCAGGGAATGATCAG GTGTGtaccctggagctggagggggTTGCTGTAGGTGTGGCTGGGGAGAATGACCTGGAGAAAGAGGTTCAGCGCTGGACGAATCGAGCTGCCCGAGACTACAAGATCCAGAACCACGGGCTTCGG GTGCTGCAGCGGCtagagcagaggcagcagcaggccCCGGAGCGGGAGGCTCTGGGCATAGAGCAGCGGCTGCAGGAAGTGAGGCAGAGCATCCTGAGGGCCCAG GTGAGTCAGGTGAAGGGGGCTGCCCGGCTGGCCTTGCTGCAGGGGGCTGGCCTAGATGTACAGCGCTGGCTAAAGCCAGCCATGACCCAAGCCCAGGATGAGATGGAACAGGAGCAACGGCTCAGTGAAGCCCGGCTGTCCCAGAGGGACCTCTCTCCCACG gctgAGGATGCTGAGCTCTCTGACTTTGAGGAATGTGAGGAGACTGGAGAGCTCTTTGAGGAGCCTGTCCCCCCAGCCCTGACCACCAGACCCCTCCCTTGCCCTGCACACGTGGTGTTTGGCTATCAG GCAGGGCGTGAGGACGAGCTGACTATCACAGAAGGCGAGTGGCTGGAAGTCATAGAGGAGGGAGATATCGACGAATGGGTCAAG GCTCGGAACCAGCACGGTGAGATAGGCTTTGTTCCTGAGCGGTATCTCAACTTTCCGGACCTCTCCTTCCCTGAGAGTGGCCACGGCACTGACAATCCCTCAGGGGCAGAGCCCACAG CGTTCCTGGCCCGTGCCCTGTACAGCTACACGGGACAGAGCGCAGAGGAGTTGAGCTTCCCTGAGGGGGCCCTCATCCGCCTGCTGCCTCGGGCCCAGGATGGAGTGGATGATGGCTTTTGGAGGGGAGAGTTTGGGGGCCATGTTGGGGTCTTCCCCTCCCTGCTGGTGGAGGAGCTGCTTGGTCCCCCAGGGCCACCTGAATCCTCAGACCTTGAACAG ATGCtgccatctccttctcctcccagcttctcccctcctgcacccacctCTGCCTTGGATGGGCCGCCTGCACCTGTCCTGCCTGGGG ACCAAGAACTGGACTGCCCTGGATCCCTGGACATGATGGCGCCTCGACTCAGGCCG GTGCGTCCACCGCCTCCCCCGCCAGCTAAAGCCCCGGATCCTGGTCACCCAGATCCCCTTACCTGA
- the FCHSD1 gene encoding F-BAR and double SH3 domains protein 1 isoform X1: protein MQPPSRKVKPAQEVKLRFLEQLSILQTRQQREVDLLEDIRSYSKQRAAIEREYGQALQKLAGPFLKKEGHRSGEMDSRGRMVFGAWRCLLDATVAGGQARLQASDRYRDLAGGTGRSAKEQVLRKGAENLQRAQAEVLQSVRELSRSRKLYGQRERVWALAQEKAADVQARLNRSDHGLFHTRASLQKLSTKLSTQSAQYSQQLKAARNEYLLNLVSTNAHLDHYYQEELPALLKALVSELFEHLRDPLTLLSHTELEATETALEHARRGVQATSQVSWEQDLTVFLQDPGVFSPIPSQKFQPAGNDQVCTLELEGVAVGVAGENDLEKEVQRWTNRAARDYKIQNHGLRVLQRLEQRQQQAPEREALGIEQRLQEVRQSILRAQVSQVKGAARLALLQGAGLDVQRWLKPAMTQAQDEMEQEQRLSEARLSQRDLSPTAEDAELSDFEECEETGELFEEPVPPALTTRPLPCPAHVVFGYQAGREDELTITEGEWLEVIEEGDIDEWVKARNQHGEIGFVPERYLNFPDLSFPESGHGTDNPSGAEPTAFLARALYSYTGQSAEELSFPEGALIRLLPRAQDGVDDGFWRGEFGGHVGVFPSLLVEELLGPPGPPESSDLEQMLPSPSPPSFSPPAPTSALDGPPAPVLPGDQELDCPGSLDMMAPRLRPVRPPPPPPAKAPDPGHPDPLT, encoded by the exons ATGCAGCCGCCCTCCCGAAAA GTTAAGCCGGCTCAGGAGGTGAAGCTTCGCTTCCTGGAGCAGCTGAGCATCCTTCAGACCCGGCAGCAGAGGGAGGTGGATCTGCTGGAGGACATCAG ATCCTACAGCAAGCAGAGGGCAGCCATTGAACGAGAATATGGGCAG GCACTCCAGAAACTGGCTGGGCCATTCCTGAAAAAGGAAGGGCACCGGAGCGGGGAGATGGACAGCAG AGGCAGGATGGTGTTTGGTGCCTGGCGCTGCCTGCTGGATGCCACTGTGGCTGGGGGCCAAGCCCGGCTCCAGGCGTCTGACCGATACCGTGACCTGGCAGGGGGCACAGGGCGGAGTGCCAAGGAGCAGGTACTTAGGAAG GGAGCAGAGAACCTCCAGAGGGCACAGGCCGAGGTGCTGCAGTCTGTCCGGGAGCTGAGCCGAAGTCGGAAGCTGTACGGGCAGCGGGAACGTGTGTGGGCCTTGGCACAGGAGAAGGCGGCTGATGTCCAGGCCAG GTTGAACCGAAGTGACCATGGGCTCTTCCACACTCGAGCCAGTCTCCAGAAACTTAGCACCAAG CTCTCCACACAATCAGCCCAGTACTCCCAGCAGCTGAAAGCGGCCCGCAATGAGTATCTGCTCAACTTGGTGTCCACCAATGCCCACCTTGATCACTACTACCAGGAAGAACTGCCAGCCCTGCTCAAG GCCCTGGTCAGTGAGCTATTTGAACATTTGAGGGACCCCCTGACCTTATTGAGCCACACTGAGCTGGAAGCAACAGAGACGGCGCTGGAGCACGCCCGCCGCGGGGTACAGGCCACCTCCCAG GTAAGCTGGGAGCAGGACCTGACGGTCTTTCTTCAAGACCCCGGGGTATTTTCCCCCATACCATCCCAGAAGTTTCAGCCAGCAGGGAATGATCAG GTGTGtaccctggagctggagggggTTGCTGTAGGTGTGGCTGGGGAGAATGACCTGGAGAAAGAGGTTCAGCGCTGGACGAATCGAGCTGCCCGAGACTACAAGATCCAGAACCACGGGCTTCGG GTGCTGCAGCGGCtagagcagaggcagcagcaggccCCGGAGCGGGAGGCTCTGGGCATAGAGCAGCGGCTGCAGGAAGTGAGGCAGAGCATCCTGAGGGCCCAG GTGAGTCAGGTGAAGGGGGCTGCCCGGCTGGCCTTGCTGCAGGGGGCTGGCCTAGATGTACAGCGCTGGCTAAAGCCAGCCATGACCCAAGCCCAGGATGAGATGGAACAGGAGCAACGGCTCAGTGAAGCCCGGCTGTCCCAGAGGGACCTCTCTCCCACG gctgAGGATGCTGAGCTCTCTGACTTTGAGGAATGTGAGGAGACTGGAGAGCTCTTTGAGGAGCCTGTCCCCCCAGCCCTGACCACCAGACCCCTCCCTTGCCCTGCACACGTGGTGTTTGGCTATCAG GCAGGGCGTGAGGACGAGCTGACTATCACAGAAGGCGAGTGGCTGGAAGTCATAGAGGAGGGAGATATCGACGAATGGGTCAAG GCTCGGAACCAGCACGGTGAGATAGGCTTTGTTCCTGAGCGGTATCTCAACTTTCCGGACCTCTCCTTCCCTGAGAGTGGCCACGGCACTGACAATCCCTCAGGGGCAGAGCCCACAG CGTTCCTGGCCCGTGCCCTGTACAGCTACACGGGACAGAGCGCAGAGGAGTTGAGCTTCCCTGAGGGGGCCCTCATCCGCCTGCTGCCTCGGGCCCAGGATGGAGTGGATGATGGCTTTTGGAGGGGAGAGTTTGGGGGCCATGTTGGGGTCTTCCCCTCCCTGCTGGTGGAGGAGCTGCTTGGTCCCCCAGGGCCACCTGAATCCTCAGACCTTGAACAG ATGCtgccatctccttctcctcccagcttctcccctcctgcacccacctCTGCCTTGGATGGGCCGCCTGCACCTGTCCTGCCTGGGG ACCAAGAACTGGACTGCCCTGGATCCCTGGACATGATGGCGCCTCGACTCAGGCCG GTGCGTCCACCGCCTCCCCCGCCAGCTAAAGCCCCGGATCCTGGTCACCCAGATCCCCTTACCTGA
- the FCHSD1 gene encoding F-BAR and double SH3 domains protein 1 isoform X3 yields MDSRGRMVFGAWRCLLDATVAGGQARLQASDRYRDLAGGTGRSAKEQVLRKGAENLQRAQAEVLQSVRELSRSRKLYGQRERVWALAQEKAADVQARLNRSDHGLFHTRASLQKLSTKLSTQSAQYSQQLKAARNEYLLNLVSTNAHLDHYYQEELPALLKALVSELFEHLRDPLTLLSHTELEATETALEHARRGVQATSQVSWEQDLTVFLQDPGVFSPIPSQKFQPAGNDQVCTLELEGVAVGVAGENDLEKEVQRWTNRAARDYKIQNHGLRVLQRLEQRQQQAPEREALGIEQRLQEVRQSILRAQVSQVKGAARLALLQGAGLDVQRWLKPAMTQAQDEMEQEQRLSEARLSQRDLSPTAEDAELSDFEECEETGELFEEPVPPALTTRPLPCPAHVVFGYQAGREDELTITEGEWLEVIEEGDIDEWVKARNQHGEIGFVPERYLNFPDLSFPESGHGTDNPSGAEPTAFLARALYSYTGQSAEELSFPEGALIRLLPRAQDGVDDGFWRGEFGGHVGVFPSLLVEELLGPPGPPESSDLEQMLPSPSPPSFSPPAPTSALDGPPAPVLPGDQELDCPGSLDMMAPRLRPVRPPPPPPAKAPDPGHPDPLT; encoded by the exons ATGGACAGCAG AGGCAGGATGGTGTTTGGTGCCTGGCGCTGCCTGCTGGATGCCACTGTGGCTGGGGGCCAAGCCCGGCTCCAGGCGTCTGACCGATACCGTGACCTGGCAGGGGGCACAGGGCGGAGTGCCAAGGAGCAGGTACTTAGGAAG GGAGCAGAGAACCTCCAGAGGGCACAGGCCGAGGTGCTGCAGTCTGTCCGGGAGCTGAGCCGAAGTCGGAAGCTGTACGGGCAGCGGGAACGTGTGTGGGCCTTGGCACAGGAGAAGGCGGCTGATGTCCAGGCCAG GTTGAACCGAAGTGACCATGGGCTCTTCCACACTCGAGCCAGTCTCCAGAAACTTAGCACCAAG CTCTCCACACAATCAGCCCAGTACTCCCAGCAGCTGAAAGCGGCCCGCAATGAGTATCTGCTCAACTTGGTGTCCACCAATGCCCACCTTGATCACTACTACCAGGAAGAACTGCCAGCCCTGCTCAAG GCCCTGGTCAGTGAGCTATTTGAACATTTGAGGGACCCCCTGACCTTATTGAGCCACACTGAGCTGGAAGCAACAGAGACGGCGCTGGAGCACGCCCGCCGCGGGGTACAGGCCACCTCCCAG GTAAGCTGGGAGCAGGACCTGACGGTCTTTCTTCAAGACCCCGGGGTATTTTCCCCCATACCATCCCAGAAGTTTCAGCCAGCAGGGAATGATCAG GTGTGtaccctggagctggagggggTTGCTGTAGGTGTGGCTGGGGAGAATGACCTGGAGAAAGAGGTTCAGCGCTGGACGAATCGAGCTGCCCGAGACTACAAGATCCAGAACCACGGGCTTCGG GTGCTGCAGCGGCtagagcagaggcagcagcaggccCCGGAGCGGGAGGCTCTGGGCATAGAGCAGCGGCTGCAGGAAGTGAGGCAGAGCATCCTGAGGGCCCAG GTGAGTCAGGTGAAGGGGGCTGCCCGGCTGGCCTTGCTGCAGGGGGCTGGCCTAGATGTACAGCGCTGGCTAAAGCCAGCCATGACCCAAGCCCAGGATGAGATGGAACAGGAGCAACGGCTCAGTGAAGCCCGGCTGTCCCAGAGGGACCTCTCTCCCACG gctgAGGATGCTGAGCTCTCTGACTTTGAGGAATGTGAGGAGACTGGAGAGCTCTTTGAGGAGCCTGTCCCCCCAGCCCTGACCACCAGACCCCTCCCTTGCCCTGCACACGTGGTGTTTGGCTATCAG GCAGGGCGTGAGGACGAGCTGACTATCACAGAAGGCGAGTGGCTGGAAGTCATAGAGGAGGGAGATATCGACGAATGGGTCAAG GCTCGGAACCAGCACGGTGAGATAGGCTTTGTTCCTGAGCGGTATCTCAACTTTCCGGACCTCTCCTTCCCTGAGAGTGGCCACGGCACTGACAATCCCTCAGGGGCAGAGCCCACAG CGTTCCTGGCCCGTGCCCTGTACAGCTACACGGGACAGAGCGCAGAGGAGTTGAGCTTCCCTGAGGGGGCCCTCATCCGCCTGCTGCCTCGGGCCCAGGATGGAGTGGATGATGGCTTTTGGAGGGGAGAGTTTGGGGGCCATGTTGGGGTCTTCCCCTCCCTGCTGGTGGAGGAGCTGCTTGGTCCCCCAGGGCCACCTGAATCCTCAGACCTTGAACAG ATGCtgccatctccttctcctcccagcttctcccctcctgcacccacctCTGCCTTGGATGGGCCGCCTGCACCTGTCCTGCCTGGGG ACCAAGAACTGGACTGCCCTGGATCCCTGGACATGATGGCGCCTCGACTCAGGCCG GTGCGTCCACCGCCTCCCCCGCCAGCTAAAGCCCCGGATCCTGGTCACCCAGATCCCCTTACCTGA